Proteins found in one Subtercola endophyticus genomic segment:
- a CDS encoding replication-associated recombination protein A, with protein sequence MVTSQPGLHAGAVPLAVRMRPKSLDEVAGQKHLLRPGSPLVNLASDSGPSQGSVSIILWGPPGTGKTTLAQAIAHSSNRKFVELSAVTAGVRDVRQVMEEAFRSRDLYGVSTVLFLDEIHRFSKAQQDALLPGVENGWVILVAATTENPSFSVISPLLSRSLLLTLEQLTDDDLGVLVDRAVTDARGLAGRVTLSDEARAAIIRMSSGDARRALTALEAASTSVLAGVDPDDDDVPEITAEVVAQAVDRALLRYDRNGDEHYDVISAFIKSVRGSDVDASIHYLARMIEAGEDPRFICRRMIVLAAEDIGMADPQALLMATAAADAVQYIGMPEGRIPLAEAVVYLATAPKSNASNVAIDRAIADVKAGKFGRVPKHLRDAHYPGAKRLGHGKGYKYAHDSDVGVVTQQYLPDELKGTEYYRPTEHGNERDVSARLEKIRRITRGEG encoded by the coding sequence ATGGTCACTTCACAGCCCGGGCTGCACGCCGGCGCCGTGCCTCTCGCGGTGCGTATGCGCCCGAAGAGTCTCGACGAAGTGGCGGGGCAGAAGCACCTGTTGCGACCGGGTTCTCCGCTGGTGAATCTGGCGAGCGACAGCGGCCCGTCGCAGGGGTCGGTCTCGATCATCCTGTGGGGCCCGCCGGGCACCGGTAAGACCACTCTGGCTCAGGCCATCGCGCACAGTTCGAACCGTAAGTTCGTCGAGCTCTCGGCCGTGACGGCCGGCGTGAGAGATGTGCGCCAGGTCATGGAAGAGGCGTTTCGCAGCCGCGATCTCTACGGGGTGTCGACTGTTCTGTTTCTCGACGAGATACACCGCTTCTCGAAGGCGCAGCAAGACGCCCTGCTGCCCGGTGTCGAGAACGGCTGGGTCATTCTCGTAGCAGCGACCACCGAGAACCCGTCGTTCTCCGTCATCTCGCCGCTGCTCTCGCGATCGCTGCTCTTGACGCTCGAGCAACTGACCGACGACGATCTAGGGGTGCTGGTCGATCGGGCGGTGACGGATGCCCGGGGGCTCGCCGGGCGAGTGACGCTGTCTGACGAGGCCAGGGCCGCGATCATCCGTATGTCGTCGGGTGATGCCCGCCGAGCCCTCACTGCGCTCGAAGCCGCTTCGACCTCTGTGCTTGCTGGCGTGGACCCCGACGATGACGACGTACCCGAGATCACCGCCGAAGTGGTGGCGCAGGCGGTCGACCGGGCGCTGCTGCGCTACGACCGCAACGGCGACGAGCACTACGACGTGATCAGCGCGTTCATCAAGTCGGTGCGCGGGTCAGACGTCGATGCGAGCATCCACTATCTGGCACGCATGATCGAGGCGGGTGAAGACCCGCGGTTCATCTGCCGGCGCATGATCGTGCTGGCGGCCGAAGACATCGGCATGGCCGACCCGCAGGCGCTGCTCATGGCCACGGCTGCGGCCGATGCCGTGCAATACATCGGCATGCCAGAGGGGCGTATTCCGCTGGCTGAAGCTGTGGTGTATCTGGCGACGGCGCCGAAGTCGAATGCGTCGAACGTGGCCATCGATCGGGCGATCGCCGATGTGAAGGCCGGAAAGTTCGGCCGGGTGCCCAAACACCTGCGCGATGCGCACTATCCTGGCGCGAAACGGCTCGGCCACGGCAAGGGGTACAAGTACGCGCACGACTCCGATGTGGGTGTGGTCACGCAGCAGTACCTGCCCGACGAGCTGAAGGGTACCGAGTACTACCGCCCCACCGAGCACGGCAACGAACGCGACGTTTCGGCGCGCTTGGAGAAGATCCGCAGAATCACGCGCGGTGAAGGCTGA
- the rpsD gene encoding 30S ribosomal protein S4, translating into MSTKSRTRSKTRLSRALGIPLTPKAAKYLEKRPYAPGEHGRTKRKTDSDYAVRLREKQRLRAQYGIREAQLKIVFQEARRQSGLTGENLVELLEMRLDALVLRAGFARTTAQARQLIVHRHIMVDGARVDRPSFRVKPGQLIHVHQRSEGMEPFQVAAAGGHVDVLPKTPGYLTVELDKLQARLERRPKRAEVPVTCEVQLVVEYYAAR; encoded by the coding sequence GTGTCTACCAAGTCACGTACCCGCAGCAAGACCCGCCTTTCCCGGGCCCTCGGCATTCCGCTGACCCCGAAGGCGGCTAAGTACCTCGAGAAGCGTCCGTACGCTCCGGGCGAGCACGGCCGCACCAAGCGCAAGACCGACTCCGACTACGCGGTGCGTCTGCGTGAGAAGCAGCGTCTGCGCGCCCAGTACGGCATTCGCGAAGCCCAGCTGAAGATCGTCTTCCAAGAGGCCCGTCGCCAGAGCGGACTGACCGGTGAGAACCTGGTCGAGCTGCTCGAGATGCGTCTCGACGCGCTCGTGCTGCGTGCCGGCTTCGCCCGTACCACTGCACAGGCTCGCCAGCTCATCGTGCACCGTCACATCATGGTCGACGGCGCTCGTGTCGACCGCCCGTCGTTCCGCGTCAAGCCGGGCCAGCTCATCCACGTGCACCAGCGCTCAGAGGGCATGGAGCCGTTCCAGGTCGCAGCAGCCGGCGGTCACGTCGACGTTCTGCCCAAGACCCCGGGTTACCTCACCGTTGAGCTCGACAAGCTGCAGGCGCGCCTCGAGCGCCGCCCGAAGCGCGCCGAGGTTCCCGTGACGTGTGAAGTTCAGCTCGTCGTCGAGTACT